Sequence from the Hyalangium minutum genome:
TGAGCGTGGCCGTGAGAGAGCTCCTCGGCCGTGGCGTCCCGGACGTCCTTCACGGTGACGTCGAAGTGCAGCGTCTTGCCCGCCAGCGGGTGGTTCAGGTCGACAATGACCGTCTCGCCCTTCACCTCGTGGATGCCGATGGGGATGACCTCGCCGCCGTCGGTCTGCGCGGCCAGCCGCATGCCCGGCTTGAGCTCGGCGTCGGCGGGGAACATGGTGCGCGGTACTTCCTGGAGGCCCCGAGCGTCATGCTCGCCGTAGCCCTGCGCGGGAGGGACCACCACCTGCTTGGCCTCGCCGGCGGCCAGGCCTTCGAGGGCCTTTTCGAGGCCAGGGACGATCTGACCGCGCCCATGCAGGTAGGAGAGAGGCTGGCCGGGCTCGCTCTGGTCGATGATCTGTCCGTCGCCCAGGTGCAGCTTGTACTCCAACGCAATGATGCGGTCCTTGCCGATCTTCATGAAGCGGCTCCTCGTGCTTCAACTGCGGGTGGTACTGCATTCAGGAAGTGTGCGAGCAGTGCTCCCCGTGCGCATGGCACAGACATGACACGGCAGAGCGAGCGAGCCCCAGCCCGGCGGGCCGATGTGCCAGAGGGAAGGGAGCTGTAGCGCGCGTTCAGGATGGGAAGCTCAGGGTGAGTCGGCAGGTATATCGCGCTTGAGCAAGGCTCGTCGCTCGGAGAGAAGCAGCCCGTCAAGAGGCAGACGGCTCGGCGGCACCCTCTAGCGGGGCATCGTCGTCCGGCTCGCCCCGAGCGACATAGAGGGCCGCAGCCAGATCCCCGGTGACGTTGAGGGTGGTGCGGCACATGTCCAGGAATCGATCCACGCCCAGGATGAGCCCAATACCCTCGGTGGGGATCTTGAACATGCCCAGGATCATCAGGACGACCGGGAGTGAGCCCGCGGGGACGCCTGCGGTGCCGATACCCGCGAGCACACAGATGAACATGATGACCGCCTGATCCCCGAGGCTCAGGGGCACGCCGTACACCTGCGCGAGGAAGAGCACAGTCACACCCTCGAAGAGCGCGGTGCCGTTCTGGTTCATGGCGGCGCCCGCGGTGAGAACGAAGCGGGACACGTGGCGCGGCAGGCGCAGGTTCTCCTCGGCGACTTTGAGCGCGGTGGGCAGGGTGGCGCTGGACGAGGCGGTGGAGAAGGCGGTGGCCATGGCGAGGCGGATGTCGCGGAAGAAGCTCACCGGGCTGCGGCCTCCGAGGAAGCGCACCGAGAGCGAGTACACCCCAAACATGTGCAGCCCGAGCGCCAGCAGCACCACCGCCACGTACGAGAGAATCTGCTGCAGCACTTCCACGCCCAACTGCGCCATCACGGAGAACAGCAGCGCGGCGACACCGTAGGGCGCCAGCTTCAGCACGCCGTCGATGAGCCGCATCATCACGTCATAGAGGCCCTGGATGGTCTCGCGCAGGCGGAGCGCGGCGGGCGTCTGCGTCAGGGCGAGCCCGGTGCCGAAAATGAGCGAGAAGAGGATGAGGCCAATCATGTCCCCGTCCGCCGCAGTGCGGATGGGGTTGTCGGGCACCATGTTGACGATGAGCGCGGCGGGCGACGTGCTGCTGGGCGCGGGCGCGGCCTTCATGGCGGCGGGGTTGTTCTTCGCGGCGGCACGGGCCTCTTCGCTGAAACCAGCCCCCGGCTGCAGCGTGTTGACCAGAAGCAGTCCGAGAAGCACGGCCAGGGAGGAGAAAACCACGGTGTAGACGACGGTCTTCAGCCCGAGCCGGCCAATCTGCTTCAGGTCCAGCTCACACACGCCCATCACCAGGGCGGCAAAGAGCAGCGGCACCACCAGCATGAGCAGCAGTCGGATGAAGATCCTCCCCACGGGCTGGGTGAAGTTTGTCACCACGCTGGTGAGCCAGGCAGAGTCCCCAGCGACCGCATGGGCCACGAGTCCGGCCACGGTGCCGAAGAGAATGTCCACGAGCATCTTCTGGTGTGCCTTCATCCCGGCGCAGCCTAACGGTGAATGGGGGTGGCGCCTATCTTCCATTCAGCGGAAGCTTCCGGCCCACCGTGGAACCGTCCGTCCATTTCACCGAGCTGACCGAAGGCGCCTTGCCGGAGCCTCTCTTCCGCCGCCTGCTGCGGCGCATGAGCGCCCTGGGCACCGAGCGGCTGCGCACCACCTACCAGACGACCTTCTGGTACGGCTTCGGCGAGCCCACCAACGTGGTGGAGGAGGCCATCCTCTTCCTGCGGCCGCGCGTGGTGAAGAACCTGCGCATCATCGGCGCGGAGTGGTGGCTGAGCCGCATGTACGCCACGGACGTGCGGGTGGACTTCCACCAGGACCGCGACGAGAAGCTCGCCCTGCGCACCGGGAAGCTGGTGCACCCGAGGCTGTCTTCCGTGTTCTTCCTGAACCGGGTGCGCGGAGGGGCGCTCGCCATCACCTCGCAGCTCCCGGATCCGTCCAACCCGTCGTTGGCCCCCCAAAAGTTGGATGACCTGACGCTGGTGGCCCCCCGCCCCAACCGCTTCGTGGTCTTCGACGGGAAGCTCACCCACGGAGTGCTCGACGTGAACAACCAGATCCCCGACCGGAAGCTCCCGGGGCGCACCCGGCTCCGGCGCACCATCGCGATCAACTGGTGGGCCACGCGCCCCTCGGACACCCCCACGTGGGAGGAGACTGGCATCTACCGGGCGCTCGGGCTCAGGAGCCGCTCTCGGTAGCTACGGGCGCGCGCCGTCTCTCGCAGCCGGCGCGTCACCCGCTCGGCCCACTCGGGCTCGATCTCGATGCATGCGGGCCTGCGCCCCAGCCGCAGCGCCGACGCCGGCGTCGAGCCGCTCCCCGCGAACGGATCCAGCACCGTCTCCCCAGGCCGGCTGTACGTCCTCACCAGCGGCTCCAGCACCGAGAACGGCTTGTGGTGCGGATGGTTGCCCCACCGCCCCGCCTCGCCGTCGTCGTCGTAGCCGCTCACCACGGCCCACGCCACTGGCGGATCCCCCAGGCCTGGCACCGGCGCCAGCGTCCGAGCGAACACCAGCGCCACCTCGTACACCCGCAGCAGTTGCTCGTTGGCGTTCTTGTCCGTGGTGCGCTTGCCCCAGACGTACTCGCCGCGCAGGTGCGTGTAGCCGAGTTCCCGCGCCACCGTGGTGATGGGCTCCTTGCCCAGCAGGTTCGTCCAGATGACCAGCGGCGCGTCCGGCGTGAGCCACGCGACAGCCTGCGTCATCCACTTCTCCGTGAAGACACGGTAGTCCCGCACGGTCTCGAAGCGGACGATGGGGTTGCGATCAATCTTCTTGTGGGCGCGAGGGTCTCGCTCGTCCCCACCCTTCCTGCGCCGCGTCAGCAGGCAGTACGGCGGATCCGTGAGAAGCAGGCTGGCGCGGTTCTCCCCCAGCGCCGCCCGGTAGCCGTCCACCTCCCGCGCATCGGCGCGGTGGCAGCGCAAGGACTCGGCTGGCAGATCGGTACTCATCCAGCGCCACCCTACACCCGGCCGCGCCGGGCTCAAGCGGTTGCGCTGGACTCAAGACACCGCGCCCACCTCCGAACGTGAGACGGCGGCAATCTCCCGGACGGGCACGCGAGGGTGCGTGCGGAAAATCGCGAAGTCGGTCCCCGCCTCCGTCACCACATCCATCATCTGATCGATGAACAGCTCGCCAGCCCGGAGCTGCACGGCCACGGGACGCCGCCTCAGCACCGTCTCCTCGAGCACATCAATGAAGTCACACTGCCCTACATCATCCTGGCAGATACGGCTCATGAAACACCTGATCCGGACAGCGCCGGCTTCGAGGCGCGGTGACACGCCTCCCCCTGTCACTTCACCCTGGCCGTAACGAGCCCAGGACTTGGACGCAACTCCAAGCCCCGAAGCTACCGATCTCCAGACCTTCCGTGAAGAACTTGGGACTCCGGGTCCCTGCAGGTGTCTGCCCGGCGTCCAGGGTTGGACACCTGGGCAGGAAAATTTCCTGAGATCAGCGATCGCCGGCGGCGTAGTCCTTCGCGTAGTCCTTGAAGGTGCGGGGCGGGCGGCCGAGCACGTCCTTCACGCCGCTGGCCGTCGCGGCGGACCAGCCGTTTTTGATCAGCGCGTTGAGCTCCATCAGGCCGTCCACCACCCACGCGGGCATCTGCATGTCCAGCATGGACTTGCGAGCGCCCTCCTCGGGCACGTCCACGTAGGAGTAATTGCGGCCCAGCGCCTGGCCGAGGATGGCCAACGCCTCGGCGTCACTGAGCGCCTCGGGCCCGGTGAGCTCGTACGCCTTGTTCTCGTGCCCCGGACTCGTGAGGACCGTTGCGGCCACCTCGCCAATGTCCCGCCCGTCCACCCACGCTGCCTTGCCCTGGCCATGCGGCGCGTAGACGGTGCTGTCCTTCTTCGGATCCGCGCCATAGAAGTTGAAGAAGTTCTCCATGAAGAAGGTGGGCCGCAGCATCGTCCACGCGATGCCGCTGTCCTTGATGGCCTTCTCACTGGCCCGGTGCAACCGGCCCATGGCGATGCCCGGCTCGGCCTCCACGCCCATCACCGACAGCTTGACGATGTGCTTCACCCCCGCCTTCTTCGCCGCGTTCACCAGTGCCTGGGTGTACTCCACCTGCTTCTCGGACGTCGGCGTGAGCAGGAACAGCTTCTCCACGCCCTGCAGCGCCGGCCCGAAGGTCTCCGGCTTGTCCCAGTCGAACGGGACCGCCTCCACGCCCTGCCCCTTGAGCTTGTCGGGCGAGCGGGTTCCCACCTTGAAGCGCACCCCCTTGGTCTTGAGCGCCTTCACCGTGGAAGAACCAATCGTCCCCGTCGCACCTGTTACGAGAATCATGTTCCCTCTCCGTCTTCGTTGATCAAACAGCGGGTGCACGATGCCACGAGCCCGAGGAGATCAGCCAGATCCCCTGCCCTCCGGCGGGCCGCCCCCGAGTGCCACGCCGCGCTGCAGCCGCTCCTGGCCGAAGGGACACAGGTCCAGCACGGGGCAGCGTCCGCACGCGGGCGACTGGTGGTAGCAGCAGCGCTGGCCATGCAGCATCAGCGCCTCGTGGTGGTCGTAGACCTGCTGCGCGTCCCATCTCTGAGGGAGAAGCGCGGCCAAGATCGCGTGCGAGGGCCCCACGGGGATGCGGGCCGAGAGCAGCCCCAGCCGGACGGCGACGCGGTAGTGGTGGCTGTCCACGGGCAGCGCGGGCATGCGCAGGCGGCTGAAGAGGAGCACGGCGGCGCTCGTCTTCGGCCCCACGCCGGGCAGCGCCTCCAGCCAAGCGCGCGCCTGGGGCACCTCCATCCCCTCGAGGAAGTCGAGCGTCAGCGCCCCGCCTTGGCGCGTGGTGATCTCGCGGAGGACGGCCTGGAGACGCGGCGCCTTCTGCTCGGGCCAGGTGACGCTGGCGATGGCGTCCTGCACCTCCTGCAGCGGCGCGTCCCGGACGGCCTCCCAGGTGGAGAACCGGCTCCGGAGCTGCCGGAACGCCCGGCCCGAGTCCGCGTTGCGCGTGCGGTGGGACAGCAGCGCGGAGACCAGCTCGCTCAGCGGATCCAGGTCGTGGAAGAAGGGAATCGGACAGCCATACGCGGCGCACAGGCGCTCGTGCACCCGCATCACCTTCTCGGACAACTCCATGCCCGTCAGACCTCCTGGCCTCATGGGTTGTGAGGCTCTCATGTGACCTGACAGGTTAGCTCCGGCGCTGGCGCCCTACCGGGTTTCGAGGGGGCTCATGACGCGGGGCGTTCACTGAGCAACGGGGGTTCTTCCATGGACGGAGCGACCCAGCCCGGCATAGCGTCTCGCCACCCCGAGCGCACGAGTGTCCATGAGCTGGAATCCCCTTCGCGCCCTGCTGGCCTGCCTCCTCCTCGCCGCCCCCGCCGTCCAAGCCGAGGAGCCCGCCGCGCCTTCGAGCCCCGCACCCGCGCCGGAGGTGCCTCCCAACCAGTCCCCACTCCCCGCCGAGTCCGCACCGCCTCCCGAGGCGCCTCCTCCCTCGGAGGCATCTGACACGCCCGCCAGGCGCAAGGGCTGGGACATCCAGGGCGTGCCCGCCATCAACTTCAACACCGACGAGGGCTTCGGATACGGCGCGGTCCTGCTGCTGGTGGACCGGGCGGATGGCTCCTACGAGCCGTTCCGCTACTCGGTGATGTTGCAATTCTTCCAGACCACGCGGCAGGTGGCCTCGCACTTCATCAACCTGGATGCGCCGCGGTTCCTCGGCTCGCCGTGGCGCATGGGCCTGGAGCTCGCGTATGCACGGACCAAGTTCGCCCCGTATTACGGCCTGGGCAACACCGCGGACTACGACAAGGAACTCTCGAGCTGCGGTGATCGGGACGCACTGAAGGACAACCCGGATGTCTGCCCGGACAACACCGCGTTCCGGGGGCTGCGCTATTACACGTACGATCACCGGAGCCTGCCGCGCATCCGCCTCAACGCGCGTCGCGGGCTCTCCGACGAGTGGCTCCTCTTCCTGGGCTACCGCCTGCGCGTGGACCGGATCCGGATGCGCTACTCGGCGGATGACTTGGGCCAGACGGGCGACTCCAAGCTCTTCGAGGACACCTCCGCCGGTCTGCTCGAGCCCTATGCGGGCCCGGTCTCCGAGCCCCTCTCGGAGCGCACCTCCGAGATGCTCGTGGGCATCCAGTACGACACCCGCGACATCGAGTCCTCCCCCACTCGGGGCATGTTCCACGAGCTGTCCGTGCGCGGCGGCGCCAGCCCCCTGGGTAGCCAGCTCAACTACTGGGGCGCCACGCTCCACACGCGCTTCTTTCACCCCGTCATCCCCGGCTACTCGCGGCTCATCATGGGGTGGCGCGGCCTGCTCGATGTGATGGGCGGAGACGTCCCCATCTCCCTGCTCCCGTTCTACGGCGGGCTCGAGGGCAAGGACGGCCTGGGCGGCGTCTTCTCCGCGCGCGGCATCCTCCTGCGCCGCTACCAGGGGCCCGTGAAGCTGCTGCTCAACGGCGAGCTTCGGTGGACCCCGCTCTCCGCGCAGCCGCTGGGCCAGCAGTTCGACTTCACCTTCGCGGGGTTCCTGGACGCCGGGCGCGTCTGGAGCGACCTGCACTTCAGCGAGGGCGGGGGCTTGAAGACGTCCGCGGGCGGCGGGCTGCGCGTCATCTGGAACCGCGAGTTCGTCATCCGCCTGGACTACGGCGTCGGCATCACCGAGCCCACCACCGGCTTCTACCTGGACATCGGCCACATCTTCTGACGCGGCGCACTCGGGCCAGACGCCCTCGACAAGCTCGCGGCTCCTCTGCGATGACGGAGCCGCGCCGGACCGCCTCCCCGGCCTGGAGAGCTCATGTCACCTAGGACTTCTCACCTCGCCTCGCCCTGCGCCCGAGCAGGCTTGCTGGCGCTCGCTTTGCTGCTCGGCAGCGCCTGCTCGGAGATGGATGCGGACACGGATCCGCTGGCGCGCATCACCCGCACGTTGGAAGCCTCGGGTGGAGCTGCCCCCCGCACGCTGGTGGCCAACGTGTACTACCGGGATCGCGCGGACCTCAACGCCCTGGCCACCGACTACGACGCGCTGGAGAAGGTGGATCGGCAAGCGGGCTTCGTGGTGCTCGCGCTCACGCCAGAGGATGCCCAAGCGCTGAGGGAGCGCGGCTACCGGGTGGAGCTGGACGAGAAGTCCACGCTGTCCGCCAACACGCCTCGTATCCCGGACGCGGCGCATCCCACGGGGATCACCTCCTTCACCTGCTACCGCACCATCGAGGAGAGCTATGCCTCCCTGGCCCAGCTCGCCGCAGCCCAGCCGAACATCGCCTCGTGGGTCGACATCGGGAACACCTGGGACAAGATCACGCGGCTCGGGCCTCCGGGGTACGACTTGTTCGCGCTGGTGTTGACCAACAAGGCACGGCCCGGGCCCAAGCCTCGCTTCTTCCTCATGGCCGCCATCCACGCGCGCGAGTACACCACCGCGGAGACGGCCACCCGCTTCGGCGAGTACCTCATCAACAACTACGGCATCGATCCGGACGTCACCTGGATGCTGGACTACGGCGAGGTGCACATCGTCGTTCAGTCCAACCCCGACGGGCGCAAGGTCGCCGAGCAGGGCTACACCCAGCGCAAGAACCGCAACACCACCAGCGGCAGTCAGACCTGCACCAACCCGCCCACGAACAGCAGCCAGTACGGCATTGACCTCAACCGCAACAGCACCTTCGGGTGGGGTGGACCGGGCGCGAGCACGAGCCCCTGCAGCCTGACCTACCGGGGCCCGAGCGCGGCCAGCGAGCCGGAGACGCTCGCGCTCGAGAACTACATCCGCTCGCTCTACCCGGACCGGCGGGGCCCCGGACGCGGAGACGCGGCGCCAGCGGACACGGAGGGCGTGATGATCTCCCTGCACAGCTACTCGGAGCTGGTGCTGTTCCCCTGGGGTGACAGCGAGTCCACCGTGCCGAACCTGGCCGGGCTGCGGGCGCTGGGCAAGCGCATGAGCTTCTACAACAACTACGAGGCGTGCCAGACAGCCGTCTGCCTCTACGAGGCCGCGGGCGCCACGGATGACTTCACCTACGGCGAGCTGGGCGTGGCCTCGTACACCATCGAGATGGGCAACGACTTCTTCGAGAGCTGCAGCGCCTTCGAGGCAGACGTGTACCCGCGCAATTTCCCGGCGCTGCTCTACGCCTTCAAGGTGGTGCGCCGTCCGTACCAGCTCGCGCAGGGCCCGGACTCGCGCTCGCTCACGCTGACGCCCGCCACCGTCGACCAGGGCCTGCCGGCCACCCTGCGCGCCACGGCGGATGACACCCGCTTCGGAAGCATTGGCGGCGCCGAGCAGACCCAGCCCATCATCGCCGCGCGTTACTCGGTGGATGCGCCCTCTTGGGTGCCGAACACGCCGGTCTACCCGCTGTCCGCGAGCGACGGTGCCTTCAACTCGACCCAGGAGCAGCTCACGGCCACGGTGAACACGTCCGGGCTGTCGTTCGGCCGCCACACCCTCTTCGTGGAGAGCCAGGACAGCTCGGGCGCCTGGGGGCCTCCCTCCGCCCTCTTCTTCACCGTCCATCAGCCTTTGCGCGCGGTCGGCGTGACGCCGGGCGCCTCGGGGACACAGGGAACGCGCGGGCAGCTCATCACCTACACACTGGACATCACCAACCAGGGCAGCCTTTCGGACTCGTTCCGGGTGGCGGTGACCTCGAGCTGGCCTGTCAGGACCTTGAGCTCGGTGGGGCCGCTGGGCGTGGGAGAGAGCTCCTCCGTGCAGGTAACGATCCTCGTGCCCCCAAACGCGCCGATGTGGAGCACGGACACCGCCCAGGTGCGCATCACCTCCATGGGAGATCCGCAGAAGGCGGCCACGGCCTCAATCGTCACCATGGCCACGAGCCCTGACCTGCCGCCGACCTCCGTCACCGACGAGGACTCCACCTGGTGAGGCGCTCCATGACACGGCTGTTCACCGCGCTCCTGGCCACCACCGCGCTCCTGGCCACAGGCTGCAAGAAGGAAGAGGCCCCCCGCGCGGATGCGGACTTCTACAAGAAGACCCAGGAGCAGCTGATCCGCGCCAAGCCGGGCACGGTCATCGAGCTGCCCGAAGGCCGTTTCCAGCTCGACCGGAGCCTGTCCTCCACCGTGGATGGCATCACCCTCCGCGGCAAGGGCATGGACAAGACGATCCTCTCCTTCAAGGGCCAGACCCAGGGAGCCGAGGGGCTGCTGGTCAAGGGCAACAACATCACCATCGAGGATCTGGCCATCGAGGACACGAAGGGCGACGCGCTCAAGGTCAACGGCTCGGACGGGCTGGTGATCCGGCGCGTGCGGACCGAGTGGACGGGCGGTCCCAAGGCCACCAATGGCGCCTATGGGCTCTACCCTGTGCAGTGCCGGAACGTGCTGATCGAGGACTCGGTGGCCATTGGGGCCTCGGACGCGGGCATCTACGTGGGCCAGTCCGAGCACGTCATCATCCGTCGCAACAAGGCGATGCGGAACGTGGCCGGCATCGAGAGTGAGAACACGAAGTTCGCGGACATCTACGAGAACACCGCGACGGAGAACACAGGTGGCATCCTGGTGTTCGACTTGCCGGATCTGCCCAAGCGCGGCGGCCAGGCCACGCGCGTCTTCAACAACGACATCTTCGCCAACACCACGGACAACTTCGCCCCCGAGGGGAACATCGTCGCCAAGGTGCCTCGGGGCACGGGCGTGATGATCATGGCCACCGACCAGGTGGAGGTGTTCCAGAACCGGATCCGCGACAACCCGACGGTGAACATGCTCATCGTCAGCTACTTCGTGGCGCAGAAACCCATCAAGGACAAGGGCTACGATCCCTACCCCGAGGCCCTCTCCATCCACGACAACACGTTCTCCGGCGGGGGAGAGTCGCCGGACGGCGTGTTCTTGAAGCTGCTGGCGCTCAAGCTGGGCAAGCCGTTCCCGGACATCCTCTATGACGGGATTGTCGACGAGAAGAAGCGGACCCCGGCGGGCACGCTGCCGGATGAGCTGCGCATCTGCCTCCGGAACAACGGCGATGCGGACTTCGCCAACGCCGATGTGGAGCACGACTTCGCGAACATCCGCAAGGAACTGGCCCCTCATGACTGCCAGCACCCGAGCTACGCGCCGGTCCAGCTGACGGGAGTCATGCAGTGATGATGGGTCGTGTGCTGGTGGCCATGCTGGCCCTGGGGTTGGGGGCATGCAGCAAGGGGCGTGGGGAGGTCCACACCTTCGTGGAGGATCCCTATCCAGAGAAGCTGTCGGCGTGGGGGCTCTTCCAGGGTTCGGGCTGGACGCTCGAGCCCCAAGCGGGGGTCATCCCCTATTCGGTGAACACGCCGCTCTTCAGCGACTACGCGGAGAAGTACCGGACGATCTGGGTGCCTCCGGGCCAGGCGGCGCAATACCGGGACTCGGACGTGTTCGACTTCCCGGTGGGCACGATCCTGTCGAAGACGTTCATGTACCCGGTGGACGGGCGCGTGCCCGCGGCGCAGGGGCCTGGGCGGACGGCAGGCAACGCGGACAAGCGCTTCCGGCCAGTGGAGACGCGCATCCTGGTGCACGCGAAGCAGGGCTGGGTGTCCCTGCCCTACGTGTGGAACGAAGAGGGCACCGAGGCCACGCTGGAGGTGGTGGGCAGCAGCCGCAACGTGGAGGTGACGCACGCCTCGGGCGAGAAGCTGTTCGCCCACTACATGATCCCCAACGTGAACCAGTGCCAGGGCTGCCATGAGCGCGACAAGGCGATGACGCCCATCGGCCTCCAGGCGCGGCACCTGAACCGGGGCTATCCCTATGACGAGGGCCCCGAGAACCAGCTCGTGAAGCTGACGCGCGTGGGCTACCTGAAGGGCGCTCCGGCCCCCACGGCGGCGCCACGCAACGCCGTGTGGAACGAGCCCACCACGGGGACGCTGGAGGAGCGGGCGCGTGCGTATCTCGAGGCCAACTGCGCGCACTGCCACGATCGACGTGGACCCGCAGCGAGCTCGGGTCTGTACCTGGCCGCGCAGGAGAAGGATCCGCACACGCTCGGCCGCTGCAAGGCGCCCGTGGCCGCGGGCCGGGGCGCGGGCAAGGACCTGCCCTTCGACATCGTCCCCGGCAAGCCCGAGCGCTCCATCCTGGTGTACCGGATGGACTCGCAAGATCCGGGGGTGATGATGCCCGAGCTGGGGCGCTCGCTCATCCACCGAGAGGGCGTAGCGCTCCTCCGCGAGTGGATCCAACAACTCCAGGGCTCCTGCGACG
This genomic interval carries:
- a CDS encoding FKBP-type peptidyl-prolyl cis-trans isomerase → MKIGKDRIIALEYKLHLGDGQIIDQSEPGQPLSYLHGRGQIVPGLEKALEGLAAGEAKQVVVPPAQGYGEHDARGLQEVPRTMFPADAELKPGMRLAAQTDGGEVIPIGIHEVKGETVIVDLNHPLAGKTLHFDVTVKDVRDATAEELSHGHAHGPGGAHDHGGHDHDHDHDHDHGHGHKHK
- a CDS encoding dicarboxylate/amino acid:cation symporter, coding for MKAHQKMLVDILFGTVAGLVAHAVAGDSAWLTSVVTNFTQPVGRIFIRLLLMLVVPLLFAALVMGVCELDLKQIGRLGLKTVVYTVVFSSLAVLLGLLLVNTLQPGAGFSEEARAAAKNNPAAMKAAPAPSSTSPAALIVNMVPDNPIRTAADGDMIGLILFSLIFGTGLALTQTPAALRLRETIQGLYDVMMRLIDGVLKLAPYGVAALLFSVMAQLGVEVLQQILSYVAVVLLALGLHMFGVYSLSVRFLGGRSPVSFFRDIRLAMATAFSTASSSATLPTALKVAEENLRLPRHVSRFVLTAGAAMNQNGTALFEGVTVLFLAQVYGVPLSLGDQAVIMFICVLAGIGTAGVPAGSLPVVLMILGMFKIPTEGIGLILGVDRFLDMCRTTLNVTGDLAAALYVARGEPDDDAPLEGAAEPSAS
- a CDS encoding 2OG-Fe(II) oxygenase, producing MSALGTERLRTTYQTTFWYGFGEPTNVVEEAILFLRPRVVKNLRIIGAEWWLSRMYATDVRVDFHQDRDEKLALRTGKLVHPRLSSVFFLNRVRGGALAITSQLPDPSNPSLAPQKLDDLTLVAPRPNRFVVFDGKLTHGVLDVNNQIPDRKLPGRTRLRRTIAINWWATRPSDTPTWEETGIYRALGLRSRSR
- a CDS encoding DNA-methyltransferase — protein: MSTDLPAESLRCHRADAREVDGYRAALGENRASLLLTDPPYCLLTRRRKGGDERDPRAHKKIDRNPIVRFETVRDYRVFTEKWMTQAVAWLTPDAPLVIWTNLLGKEPITTVARELGYTHLRGEYVWGKRTTDKNANEQLLRVYEVALVFARTLAPVPGLGDPPVAWAVVSGYDDDGEAGRWGNHPHHKPFSVLEPLVRTYSRPGETVLDPFAGSGSTPASALRLGRRPACIEIEPEWAERVTRRLRETARARSYRERLLSPSAR
- a CDS encoding SDR family oxidoreductase, with translation MILVTGATGTIGSSTVKALKTKGVRFKVGTRSPDKLKGQGVEAVPFDWDKPETFGPALQGVEKLFLLTPTSEKQVEYTQALVNAAKKAGVKHIVKLSVMGVEAEPGIAMGRLHRASEKAIKDSGIAWTMLRPTFFMENFFNFYGADPKKDSTVYAPHGQGKAAWVDGRDIGEVAATVLTSPGHENKAYELTGPEALSDAEALAILGQALGRNYSYVDVPEEGARKSMLDMQMPAWVVDGLMELNALIKNGWSAATASGVKDVLGRPPRTFKDYAKDYAAGDR
- a CDS encoding endonuclease III domain-containing protein — translated: MELSEKVMRVHERLCAAYGCPIPFFHDLDPLSELVSALLSHRTRNADSGRAFRQLRSRFSTWEAVRDAPLQEVQDAIASVTWPEQKAPRLQAVLREITTRQGGALTLDFLEGMEVPQARAWLEALPGVGPKTSAAVLLFSRLRMPALPVDSHHYRVAVRLGLLSARIPVGPSHAILAALLPQRWDAQQVYDHHEALMLHGQRCCYHQSPACGRCPVLDLCPFGQERLQRGVALGGGPPEGRGSG
- the omp85 gene encoding Omp85 family outer membrane protein — its product is MSWNPLRALLACLLLAAPAVQAEEPAAPSSPAPAPEVPPNQSPLPAESAPPPEAPPPSEASDTPARRKGWDIQGVPAINFNTDEGFGYGAVLLLVDRADGSYEPFRYSVMLQFFQTTRQVASHFINLDAPRFLGSPWRMGLELAYARTKFAPYYGLGNTADYDKELSSCGDRDALKDNPDVCPDNTAFRGLRYYTYDHRSLPRIRLNARRGLSDEWLLFLGYRLRVDRIRMRYSADDLGQTGDSKLFEDTSAGLLEPYAGPVSEPLSERTSEMLVGIQYDTRDIESSPTRGMFHELSVRGGASPLGSQLNYWGATLHTRFFHPVIPGYSRLIMGWRGLLDVMGGDVPISLLPFYGGLEGKDGLGGVFSARGILLRRYQGPVKLLLNGELRWTPLSAQPLGQQFDFTFAGFLDAGRVWSDLHFSEGGGLKTSAGGGLRVIWNREFVIRLDYGVGITEPTTGFYLDIGHIF
- a CDS encoding M14 family metallopeptidase; its protein translation is MSPRTSHLASPCARAGLLALALLLGSACSEMDADTDPLARITRTLEASGGAAPRTLVANVYYRDRADLNALATDYDALEKVDRQAGFVVLALTPEDAQALRERGYRVELDEKSTLSANTPRIPDAAHPTGITSFTCYRTIEESYASLAQLAAAQPNIASWVDIGNTWDKITRLGPPGYDLFALVLTNKARPGPKPRFFLMAAIHAREYTTAETATRFGEYLINNYGIDPDVTWMLDYGEVHIVVQSNPDGRKVAEQGYTQRKNRNTTSGSQTCTNPPTNSSQYGIDLNRNSTFGWGGPGASTSPCSLTYRGPSAASEPETLALENYIRSLYPDRRGPGRGDAAPADTEGVMISLHSYSELVLFPWGDSESTVPNLAGLRALGKRMSFYNNYEACQTAVCLYEAAGATDDFTYGELGVASYTIEMGNDFFESCSAFEADVYPRNFPALLYAFKVVRRPYQLAQGPDSRSLTLTPATVDQGLPATLRATADDTRFGSIGGAEQTQPIIAARYSVDAPSWVPNTPVYPLSASDGAFNSTQEQLTATVNTSGLSFGRHTLFVESQDSSGAWGPPSALFFTVHQPLRAVGVTPGASGTQGTRGQLITYTLDITNQGSLSDSFRVAVTSSWPVRTLSSVGPLGVGESSSVQVTILVPPNAPMWSTDTAQVRITSMGDPQKAATASIVTMATSPDLPPTSVTDEDSTW
- a CDS encoding parallel beta-helix domain-containing protein, with product MTRLFTALLATTALLATGCKKEEAPRADADFYKKTQEQLIRAKPGTVIELPEGRFQLDRSLSSTVDGITLRGKGMDKTILSFKGQTQGAEGLLVKGNNITIEDLAIEDTKGDALKVNGSDGLVIRRVRTEWTGGPKATNGAYGLYPVQCRNVLIEDSVAIGASDAGIYVGQSEHVIIRRNKAMRNVAGIESENTKFADIYENTATENTGGILVFDLPDLPKRGGQATRVFNNDIFANTTDNFAPEGNIVAKVPRGTGVMIMATDQVEVFQNRIRDNPTVNMLIVSYFVAQKPIKDKGYDPYPEALSIHDNTFSGGGESPDGVFLKLLALKLGKPFPDILYDGIVDEKKRTPAGTLPDELRICLRNNGDADFANADVEHDFANIRKELAPHDCQHPSYAPVQLTGVMQ
- a CDS encoding SO2930 family diheme c-type cytochrome; protein product: MMGRVLVAMLALGLGACSKGRGEVHTFVEDPYPEKLSAWGLFQGSGWTLEPQAGVIPYSVNTPLFSDYAEKYRTIWVPPGQAAQYRDSDVFDFPVGTILSKTFMYPVDGRVPAAQGPGRTAGNADKRFRPVETRILVHAKQGWVSLPYVWNEEGTEATLEVVGSSRNVEVTHASGEKLFAHYMIPNVNQCQGCHERDKAMTPIGLQARHLNRGYPYDEGPENQLVKLTRVGYLKGAPAPTAAPRNAVWNEPTTGTLEERARAYLEANCAHCHDRRGPAASSGLYLAAQEKDPHTLGRCKAPVAAGRGAGKDLPFDIVPGKPERSILVYRMDSQDPGVMMPELGRSLIHREGVALLREWIQQLQGSCDDEPRTER